A window of Clostridium botulinum BKT015925 contains these coding sequences:
- a CDS encoding DUF4652 domain-containing protein — MKFNIISLKKKTIYSLCALMTISAIGVTGCSSSKDDIKKQDISMETNKQEDINKNENKKDNIKEVKPNKQQRPSDKKSTNKSKGIIDMKFIKKKINEKTEPKFSTKWKEAGKNKISACIEGKGPDAEEEGVGEIYIKNLKNKEMWALNLSQKQQKDTPKYIEWFDDNNLMVIIGSAHGTVSQGGNLYKVNVNTGETTEIYNTKDKKRQVLSAKLNGDKLNLNILVYENDDLLDSHKESKTINIK; from the coding sequence ATGAAATTTAATATAATAAGCTTAAAGAAAAAAACGATATATTCTTTATGTGCACTTATGACAATTTCTGCAATAGGGGTTACTGGATGTTCAAGTAGTAAAGATGATATTAAGAAACAAGATATTAGTATGGAGACAAATAAACAAGAAGATATAAATAAAAATGAAAACAAAAAGGATAATATAAAAGAAGTAAAACCCAATAAACAACAAAGACCTTCAGATAAAAAATCAACTAATAAATCTAAAGGAATAATTGATATGAAATTTATAAAGAAAAAAATAAATGAAAAAACAGAACCAAAATTTTCTACAAAGTGGAAAGAAGCAGGTAAAAATAAAATAAGTGCGTGTATAGAAGGAAAAGGACCTGATGCTGAAGAAGAAGGCGTTGGTGAAATATACATTAAAAATTTAAAAAATAAAGAAATGTGGGCATTGAATCTTTCTCAAAAACAACAAAAGGATACTCCGAAATATATAGAATGGTTTGATGATAACAATTTAATGGTGATAATCGGAAGTGCTCATGGTACAGTTTCTCAAGGTGGAAATTTATATAAAGTTAATGTAAATACAGGTGAAACTACTGAAATTTATAATACAAAAGATAAAAAAAGACAAGTGTTATCTGCAAAGCTAAATGGAGACAAATTAAATCTTAATATACTAGTTTATGAAAATGATGATTTATTAGATTCACATAAAGAAAGTAAAACTATTAATATAAAATAA
- a CDS encoding tetratricopeptide repeat protein, whose product MSKIKKLYTKAFTKYERGYIDDAIDVCEEIMSLNMKHRPSINLKGLLYYFKGDLQSASALWKLNYEVNNDKVSKKYLDGLKEDEKIFSVYVSAIEYMRKNRFNDALNLLRKCKESDYNRINVDNNIATCYIKLGEYNKAIECVNRVLEIDVKNPIAIKNKKKLMKQGINKNFVKPRKSNVVFISVIVILLIGVGIASKDFLVKKIKNISKNDARQENILNKKQQQIKNKVIDKNTTKININEKVPSGELNKALESKDFNKIYALAKPLKGKRLDTNEKTTLSRAEDILKDQGVKYFYNTGRECVEANDKWDMAIDNLTKAYDYGKDSYLYGHILFMLGVSYQNKQDVKEALKYYTEYDEKYPNENYIQEVLYRTAILYKNVDLNKAKEYGQKLLKNYPDCEYSNSKIKAIVSK is encoded by the coding sequence ATGAGCAAGATAAAAAAGCTATATACAAAAGCATTTACTAAATATGAGCGTGGATATATCGATGATGCTATTGATGTATGTGAAGAAATAATGTCTTTAAATATGAAACATAGACCATCTATAAATCTTAAGGGCTTATTATATTATTTTAAGGGGGATCTTCAAAGTGCATCGGCCCTTTGGAAATTAAATTATGAAGTTAATAATGATAAGGTATCTAAAAAATATCTGGATGGATTAAAAGAAGATGAAAAAATATTTTCTGTTTATGTATCAGCTATAGAATATATGAGGAAAAATAGATTCAATGATGCATTGAATTTACTTAGAAAGTGTAAAGAAAGTGATTATAATAGAATAAATGTAGATAATAATATTGCTACATGTTATATAAAATTAGGAGAATATAATAAAGCTATTGAGTGTGTAAATAGAGTTTTAGAGATAGATGTAAAAAATCCAATAGCAATTAAAAATAAAAAGAAATTAATGAAACAAGGTATAAATAAAAATTTTGTAAAACCTAGGAAAAGCAATGTAGTTTTTATATCAGTAATAGTAATTTTATTAATAGGTGTAGGTATAGCCAGTAAAGATTTTTTAGTAAAGAAGATAAAAAATATATCTAAAAATGATGCTAGGCAAGAAAATATACTAAATAAAAAACAGCAGCAAATAAAAAATAAAGTTATCGATAAAAATACTACAAAAATTAATATTAATGAAAAAGTTCCTAGTGGTGAACTAAATAAAGCTTTAGAGAGTAAAGATTTTAATAAAATTTATGCACTTGCAAAACCATTGAAAGGTAAAAGACTTGATACAAATGAAAAAACTACTTTAAGCAGGGCGGAGGACATTCTTAAAGACCAAGGAGTTAAGTATTTTTATAATACAGGAAGGGAATGTGTAGAAGCTAATGATAAATGGGATATGGCTATAGATAATCTTACAAAGGCATATGATTATGGTAAGGATAGTTATCTATATGGACATATATTATTTATGTTAGGGGTATCATATCAAAATAAACAAGATGTTAAAGAGGCATTGAAATATTATACCGAGTATGATGAAAAATATCCTAATGAAAATTATATACAAGAAGTATTATATAGAACTGCTATTTTATATAAAAATGTAGATTTAAATAAGGCAAAAGAATATGGGCAAAAATTATTAAAAAATTATCCAGATTGTGAATATTCCAATTCTAAGATTAAAGCTATAGTAAGTAAATAG
- the trxA gene encoding thioredoxin → MIKEIGQSNFAKEVINSEEAVVVDFWAPWCGPCKMLGPVMEELAHDMGHKAKFFKINVDENPEIAQKLQISSIPNVMVFKEGKVVENMVGFRPKKDFKEVLEKHI, encoded by the coding sequence ATGATAAAAGAAATCGGACAATCAAACTTTGCAAAGGAAGTTATAAATTCAGAAGAAGCAGTGGTAGTAGATTTCTGGGCTCCATGGTGTGGACCATGCAAAATGCTAGGACCTGTAATGGAAGAGTTAGCACATGATATGGGACATAAAGCTAAATTTTTTAAAATAAATGTAGATGAAAATCCTGAAATTGCTCAAAAACTTCAAATATCTAGCATACCTAATGTAATGGTATTTAAGGAAGGTAAAGTAGTAGAAAATATGGTTGGATTTAGACCTAAAAAAGATTTTAAGGAAGTTCTTGAAAAACATATTTAG